Proteins from one Setaria italica strain Yugu1 chromosome V, Setaria_italica_v2.0, whole genome shotgun sequence genomic window:
- the LOC101776379 gene encoding 50S ribosomal protein L27, chloroplastic has protein sequence MASMAFSLAGAFKGLSLASPSSSMRPSFLGGDRAALSVGGAAVGVPVPARRLTIQMAHKKGAGSTKNGRDSKGQRLGVKIYGDQVAKPGAIIIRQRGTRVYPGNNVGMGKDHTLFSLIDGLVKFEKYGPDKKKVSVYPYEKQPENPNSYRARKREYFRMQRERKKARAEGYVEPQLVLAVVDENSEVSADC, from the exons ATGGCGTCCATGGCGTTCTCACTAGCGGGAGCCTTCAAGGGCCTCTCCCTCGCGTCCCCCTCGTCCTCCATGCGCCCCTCCTTCCTCGGCGGAGACCGCGCCGCGCTctccgtcggcggcgccgcggtggGTGTGCCGGTGCCGGCGCGGCGTCTGACGATCCAAATGGCGCACAAGAAGGGAGCTGGAAGCACAAAGAACGGCCGTGACTCCAAGGGGCAGCGGCTGGGAGTCAAGATATACGGTGACCAGGTCGCCAAGCCCGGCGCCATCATCATCCGCCAGCGCGGCACCAGG GTCTATCCTGGAAATAATGTTGGAATGGGCAAGGATCATACACTCTTTTCTTTGATCGATGGTCTAGTCAAGTTTGAGAAATATGGACCAGACAAGAAAAAG GTAAGTGTTTACCCATATGAGAAACAGCCTGAAAACCCAAACAGTTACAGAGCAAGAAAGAGAGAGTACTTCCGCATGCAGCGTGAACGCAAGAAGGCAAGAGCAGAGGGATACGTTGAGCCTCAACTGGTATTAGCTGTTGTAGATGAAAACTCTGAGGTCAGCGCAGACTGCTGA
- the LOC101775974 gene encoding F-box only protein 6: MGEVAALRQLVGQVQELWDLYGANAHPLPRWYLLDFEHGSIKDDYCGGRTGYNSELLKIMGTNQSPPRKRLRRDRNREKAPCSNATEVMQHEIWKEFPEDLFETVIARLPVAAIFRFRTVCRKWSSLLGSDSFSRQYSEAPHGLPWFYTITHENANNNVAMYDPSLKKWHHPSVPLAPTKIVIPVASVGGLVCLLDLSHRNFYICNPLTQSLKEIPPRSVQGWSRVAVGMVLNGRSSNDGYKVMWLGNDGTYEVYDSTKNTWSCPGVFPPSIKLPLALNFRSQPVAVGSTLYFMCAEPDGVLSYDVSNGIWRQFAIPLPLHLADHTLAEFQGKVMLVGLLCKNAATCVCIWELQKMTLLWKEVDRMPNIWCLEFYGKHMKMTCLGNSGLLMLSLKAKRMNRLVTYNLLKKEWQKVPDCMLPCSRKKQWIACGTAFDPCPSALA, translated from the exons atgGGGGAGGTGGCCGCGCTGCGCCAGCTCGTCGGACAGGTCCAGGAGCTCTGGGACCTCTACGGCGCCAACGCCCACCCGCTCCCCAG ATGGTATTTACTTGACTTTGAACATGGTTCAATCAAAGATGATTATTGTGGAGGAAGGACTGGGTACAACTCGGAACTACTGAAGATCATGGGAACTAACCAATCTCCTCCTCGCAAGCGACTGCGGAGGGATCGAAACCGCGAGAAGGCACCCTGCTCAAATGCTACTGAAGTGATGCAACATGAGATTTGGAAAGAGTTCCCTGAAGATCTTTTTGAAACTGTCATTGCAAGGCTTCCAGTTGCTGCAATTTTTCGATTCCGCACTGTCTGCCGTAAGTGGTCTTCTCTGTTGGGCTCAGACAGTTTCTCTCGTCAGTACTCTGAAGCTCCCCATGGACTGCCATGGTTCTATACAATCACCCATGAGAACGCAAACAACAATGTTGCAATGTATGACCCATCATTGAAGAAATGGCACCACCCATCTGTTCCTCTTGCTCCTACAAAAATAGTTATTCCAGTGGCGTCTGTGGGTGGTCTTGTCTGTTTATTGGATCTGAGCCACAGGAATTTCTACATTTGCAACCCTCTTACGCAATCACTCAAGGAGATCCCACCCAGATCAGTGCAGGGATGGTCAAGAGTCGCAGTAGGGATGGTGTTGAATGGAAGAAGTTCTAACGATGGCTACAAAGTAATGTGGTTAGGAAATGATGGGACTTATGAAGTTTATGACTCTACAAAGAACACGTGGTCTTGTCCAGGAGTTTTTCCTCCAAGCATCAAACTTCCACTTGCTCTGAATTTCAGGTCACAGCCTGTGGCGGTTGGCAGCACGCTATACTTCATGTGTGCAGAACCAGATGGTGTTTTGTCATATGATGTAAGCAACGGGATTTGGAGACAGTTTGCCATCCCACTGCCATTGCATCTGGCTGACCACACACTTGCCGAGTTCCAGGGAAAGGTCATGCTTGTGGGTCTGCTGTGCAAGAATGCAGCGACCTGCGTCTGCATATGGGAGTTGCAGAAGATGACTCTCCTCTGGAAGGAGGTGGACAGAATGCCAAATATCTGGTGCTTAGAGTTCTATGGTAAGCACATGAAGATGACATGCCTGGGCAACAGTGGTTTGCTCATGCTCTCCTTGAAGGCGAAGAGGATGAACCGCCTTGTTACATACAACCTTTTGAAAAAGGAGTGGCAGAAGGTTCCTGATTGCATGCTCCCATGCAGCCGTAAAAAGCAGTGGATAGCATGTGGCACAGCATTTGATCCGTGCCCCTCAGCCTTGGCCTGA
- the LOC101776782 gene encoding uncharacterized protein LOC101776782: MDPITIEKIRAMNKFSKSRRQQKLPTLSIYLVTTFVICLLLTSPAWFPSLCSLLSFFFLTTLPDLVTAFLLSPKCLFIVGNLIVAFLVGESWLAPRRDDDQPLLVNEIHEEHVKRNMAMVTKVTTSMVVVSDHSASVGAVGEEVEVKEEEGEEEELHKRVEDFIARVKKQRKLEAKSFFDVDR; the protein is encoded by the coding sequence ATGGATCCCATTACTATAGAGAAGATCAGGGCCATGAACAAGTTTAGCAAGAGCAGGAGGCAGCAGAAGCTTCCTACTCTTTCAATCTACCTGGTGACCACCTTTGTCATCTGCTTGCTTCTTACCAGCCCTGCTTGGTTCCCTAGCCTGTGCTCACTCctcagcttcttcttcctcaccaccCTCCCTGACTTGGTCACGGCCTTCCTGCTAAGCCCCAAGTGCCTCTTCATCGTCGGCAACCTCATCGTCGCCTTCCTGGTCGGCGAGTCTTGGCTGGCACCAAGGAGGGACGACGATCAGCCTTTATTGGTGAATGAGATACACGAGGAGCATGTGAAGAGGAACATGGCGATGGTCACAAAGGTGACAACCTCAATGGTGGTGGTGTCTGACCACAGTGCCTCTGTTGGAGCGGTGGGGGAGGAAGTGGAGgtgaaggaagaggaaggggaagaggaggagctgcACAAGAGAGTGGAGGACTTCATTGCAAGGGTGAAGAAGCAAAGGAAGCTGGAAGCCAAGAGCTTCTTCGATGTTGATCGATAA
- the LOC101777194 gene encoding uncharacterized WD repeat-containing protein C17D11.16, with protein sequence MEDSLNGMISAISWVPRGAAKNVPVVAEPPTQEEIDEAIKTLALGGDGGSDVDEDDDAGTMELDGAEAEEELDEVARAKAVAKALAKGSSQVDDVADELRELNMDAYDDEEEGIEIFSSGMGDLYYPSNDMDPYLNNNNDEDDDDDDEIEDKMIKPTDYLLVCAHSDEDVFSLQVNILEETEDGEQNMFVHHDVPLPAFPLCTAWMDFNLKGGDKGNFIAVGTMDPAIEIWDLDMVDEVQPHMVLGGLSKKKKKAKGKKGKKYKKGSHRNSVLGLAWNKEVRNVLASASADTTVKIWDLAVGKCAVTLEHHDDKVQSVAWCPQSPEVLLSGSFDKTVAMNDMKDGGQSCHKWSVEADVESLAWDPHNEHSFVVSLENGMVQAFDKRTASSSSSGRSTYTLHAHEKAVSSISFNPSAPNFLATGSTDKMVKLWDLSNNKPSCIASLNPKLGAIFSVSYSHDNPFWLACGGSKGKLKVWDTLSEPAVANKFGRQK encoded by the exons ATGGAGGACTCGCTGAATGGGATGATCTCGGCGATTTCCTGGGTGCCCCGGGGCGCCGCCAAGAATGTACCGGTCGTCGCCGAGCCGCCCACGCAGGAGGAGATCGACGAGGCCATCAAAACCTTGGCCTTGGGCGGAGA CGGCGGGAGCGATGTCGACGAGGATGATGATGCTGGCACCATGGAGCTTGacggcgccgaggccgaggaggagcttGATGAGGTCGCCCGGGCCAAGGCCGTCGCCAAGGCGCTCGCCAAGGGCTCCAGTCAGGTGGACGACGTCGCCGATGAGCTTCGCGAGCTCAACATGGATGCTtacgacgacgaggaagaag GAATCGAGATTTTCAGCTCCGGAATGGGGGACCTGTACTATCCCAGCAATGACATGGACCCCTATCTCAACAACAATAAC GAtgaggatgacgatgacgatgatgagaTTGAAGATAAGATGATCAAGCCTACTGATTATCTTCTTGTGTGTGCACACAGCGATGAAGATGTCTTTTCTCTTCAG GTCAACATACTTGAAGAAACAGAGGATGGTGAGCAAAATATGTTTGTGCATCATGATGTTCCTCTCCCTGCTTTTCCGCTCTGCACTGCTTGGATGGATTTTAATCTGAAGGGTGGTGACAAAG GGAATTTTATTGCTGTTGGAACCATGGATCCTGCTATTGAAATATGGGACCTAGATATG GTTGATGAGGTGCAACCTCACATGGTTTTAGGAGGactttcaaaaaagaagaagaaagcaaagGGCAAAAAG GGGAAAAAGTATAAGAAGGGAAGTCATAGAAATTCTGTGCTTGGTCTTGCATGGAACAAGGAAGTCAG GAATGTTCTAGCTAGTGCAAGTGCGGACACAACTGTTAAAATTTGGGATTTAGCTGTTGGCAAATGTGCAGTTACACTTGAACATCATGATGACAAG GTTCAATCAGTTGCTTGGTGCCCACAGTCACCTGAAGTTCTTCTCAGTGGATCATTTGATAAAACAGTTGCCATG AATGATATGAAAGATGGTGGACAGAGTTGCCATAAATGGTCTGTTGAAGCAGATGTGGAAAGTTTAGCTTGGGATCCACACAATGAACATTCATTTGTG GTAAGTCTTGAAAATGGGATGGTTCAAGCTTTCGATAAGCGAACAGCTTCATCAAGTTCTTCTGGCCGATCCACATATACTCTTCATGCACACGAAAAGGCTGTTTCATCCATCTCCTTCAACCCATCAGCCCCTAAT TTTCTTGCAACAGGCTCGACTGATAAAATG GTGAAACTCTGGGATCTATCAAACAACAAGCCATCATGCATTGCCTCTCTGAATCCAAAGCTT GGAGCTATTTTCTCGGTATCATATTCACATGACAACCCCTTCTGGTTAGCCTGTGGAGGATCAAAAGGCAAACTAAAG GTCTGGGACACACTATCGGAGCCAGCGGTGGCTAATAAATTCGGCAGACAGAAATGA
- the LOC101775561 gene encoding uncharacterized protein LOC101775561 yields MECNRDDAARSKDIAERKFRENDLAGAKKFALKARALFKPLEGIDQMIVALDVHIRAQKKIGGENDWYDLLEVSPLADEEEIKKRYKKLAFQTHPDKNRSICAEAAFNLISDAWSVLSDTAKRMVYDRKRCMCGLQNNNKASARNTSNSSTSSVNGFCDKPRKMAPHQVPDTFWTNCGSCLNTFQYSREYVNQLLRCTTCYDVFLAVEVPHPTSSTKMYPTGPTPMATNNNIGGNTVPGMATPVQEGVSCGNQNGYPAVLKSTTCANSTRYTVQEDAGEANTAVNEEADSRKIMQDVRKHAHAVSSVKRANAKTREHEAAKRKRVNSGKKATWQSASSCPDGDGCKPMRPAKRRPRSTAETSGAKKRKVSSVDLNCESSGDAGGTSFGRVLMQLDVRSILIESGKLHIQKKLQEFNNKKANVKSKEKMQNSKKSSTKSVCNTAIGVNKIEMKPSINSVDPKDDDVMKLVSKRVDSEEKQREKCSKHVGLEEKLKTWQWRSREVRIVYTRRNRKAHKKGLGDGATGSNPATEHHVVDKYGCLDQESTPDKGSGEMSVPDADFFNFGDYSESSFQSDQVWAMYDEEDGMPRYYALIRKVLSARPFKARLAYLKANDCNEFGSSNWISYGYSKTCGEFKVGASKGIDQVNMFSHKVKCEKGPGGIIRIFPQKGDIWALYQNWSPDWNEFTPDDTMYKYELVKVIDSYNPDEGISVIPIMKVPGFVSVFKPFYDSTKGRRIPKEEMLRFSHQVPFHVLTGEEAPNAPKGCYELDPGSTPQELLQVVPPSGHAK; encoded by the coding sequence ATGGAGTGCAACAGAGATGACGCAGCGCGATCAAAGGATATTGCTGAAAGGAAGTTCAGGGAGAATGATCTTGCAGGTGCAAAGAAGTTTGCCCTGAAAGCAAGGGCCCTCTTTAAGCCTCTTGAGGGCATTGATCAGATGATTGTAGCCTTGGATGTCCACATAAGGGCACAGAAAAAGATTGGAGGGGAAAATGACTGGTATGACCTCTTAGAAGTATCACCCTTGGCTGATGAGGAGGAAATCAAGAAGCGATACAAGAAGCTGGCCTTCCAAACTCATCCTGACAAGAACAGGTCTATTTGTGCTGAAGCCGCATTTAACCTCATCTCAGATGCTTGGAGTGTGTTGTCAGATACTGCCAAGAGGATGGTGTATGACCGGAAGAGGTGTATGTGCGGCCTACAGAATAATAACAAAGCAAGTGCCCGTAACACTTCCAATTCCTCCACATCAAGTGTGAATGGTTTCTGCGACAAACCTAGAAAGATGGCGCCCCACCAAGTGCCAGACACATTCTGGACAAACTGTGGTTCATGTTTAAATACCTTTCAGTACTCCAGGGAATATGTCAACCAGCTTCTGAGGTGTACTACTTGTTATGATGTGTTTCTTGCTGTTGAAGTTCCACATCCAACTTCAAGTACTAAGATGTACCCTACTGGGCCAACACCAATGGCTACTAATAACAACATTGGTGGCAATACAGTTCCTGGCATGGCAACACCAGTACAGGAAGGAGTTTCATGTGGCAACCAGAATGGCTATCCAGCAGTGCTCAAATCTACAACATGCGCAAATAGTACTCGATATACTGTCCAAGAGGATGCAGGTGAGGCTAATACAGCTGTAAATGAAGAAGCGGATTCCAGAAAGATTATGCAGGATGTAAGGAAACATGCACATGCAGTCTCTTCTGTCAAACGAGCAAATGCAAAAACAAGGGAACATGAAGCAGCTAAGAGAAAGCGTGTCAATAGTGGCAAGAAAGCAACCTGGCAGTCAGCAAGCTCTTGCCCTGATGGCGATGGATGCAAACCGATGCGCCCAGCAAAAAGAAGGCCTCGATCTACAGCTGAAACATCAGGTGCCAAGAAACGCAAAGTGTCTTCTGTTGATCTTAACTGTGAATCCTCTGGTGATGCTGGAGGGACCAGCTTTGGCAGAGTACTCATGCAGTTAGATGTCCGTAGCATCCTAATTGAAAGTGGGAAATTACATATTCAGAAGAAATTGCAGGAGTTCAACAACAAGAAGGCCAATGTGAAAAGTAAAGAAAAGATGCAGAATAGCAAGAAAAGCAGCACAAAAAGTGTCTGCAACACAGCAATTGGAGTCAATAAAATTGAGATGAAACCAAGCATCAATTCAGTTGATCCTAAAGACGATGATGTCATGAAGTTGGTTAGCAAAAGAGTTGATTCAGAAGAAAAGCAGAGGGAGAAGTGCAGTAAACATGTTGGTTtagaagaaaaattgaagaCATGGCAGTGGAGGTCACGTGAAGTGCGTATAGTATATACAAGGAGAAACCGCAAGGCACACAAGAAAGGACTAGGAGATGGTGCAACTGGTTCTAATCCAGCAACAGAGCACCATGTGGTTGACAAATATGGCTGTTTGGACCAGGAATCAACTCCTGATAAAGGCTCTGGTGAAATGTCTGTTCCTGATGCAGATTTCTTCAATTTCGGTGATTATTCTGAAAGTTCTTTTCAAAGTGATCAAGTATGGGCCATgtatgatgaagaagatggtaTGCCTCGCTACTACGCCTTGATTAGAAAAGTTCTCTCTGCTCGTCCTTTTAAAGCTAGGCTGGCCTACCTCAAAGCAAATGACTGCAATGAATTTGGATCTTCCAATTGGATCTCATATGGATACTCCAAGACTTGTGGTGAGTTCAAGGTTGGTGCATCCAAAGGTATTGACCAAGTTAATATGTTCTCACATAAGGTCAAGTGTGAGAAAGGTCCAGGTGGCATCATAAGAATTTTCCCCCAAAAAGGTGATATCTGGGCTCTTTATCAGAACTGGTCCCCTGACTGGAATGAATTTACACCTGATGATACAATGTACAAGTATGAACTGGTAAAGGTCATTGATAGCTACAACCCAGACGAAGGAATTTCTGTAATTCCTATTATGAAAGTTCCTGGGTTTGTGTCAGTGTTTAAGCCCTTTTATGACTCAACAAAAGGCCGGAGGATTCCAAAGGAGGAGATGCTACGATTTTCACATCAAGTGCCATTCCATGTTCTTACCGGAGAAGAAGCGCCTAATGCTCCCAAGGGATGCTATGAACTGGATCCAGGCTCAACTCCACAGGAACTTCTTCAAGTGGTTCCGCCGTCTGGCCATGCTAAATAA
- the LOC101777607 gene encoding transcription factor TCP20 has product MDPKFPTPPPLNKTEPTTATTTTTTSTTAQQQQQLDPKDYQHQQPAQHQEQQQHHHLQIQIHQPQQQDGGGGGKEQQQLLQVAAPAAERRVALAPKRSSNKDRHTKVDGRGRRIRMPALCAARIFQLTRELGHKSDGETVQWLLQQAEPAIIAATGTGTIPASALASVAPSLPSPNSGLARPHHHHPHHMWAPPTASAGFSSPAFLNSAGAGAGDAAGIGGLMQRMGLPAGLEMPAGGAAGGTLGAGGHIGFAPMFAGHAMPGLELGLSQDGHIGVLAAHAQSISQFYHQVGAAGASGQLQHQHEHQHHHHQQQEDGEDDREDGESDEESGQ; this is encoded by the coding sequence ATGGACCCCAAGTTCCCCACGCCCCCACCGCTAAACAAAACGGAGCCCACCACcgcgacgaccaccaccaccacctccacgaccgcgcagcagcagcagcagctggatcCCAAGGACTACCAGCACCAGCAGCCGGCGCAGCaccaggagcagcagcagcatcaccaCCTGCAAATCCAAATCcaccagccgcagcagcaggacgggggcggcggcgggaaggagcagcagcagctgctgcaggtggcggcgccggcggcggagcggagggtCGCGCTCGCGCCCAAGCGGAGCTCCAACAAGGACCGCCACACCAAGGTCGACGGCCGGGGCCGCCGGATCCGGATGCCCGCGCTCTGCGCCGCTCGGATCTTCCAGCTCACGCGGGAGCTCGGCCACAAGTCCGACGGCGAGACCGTGCAGTGGCTGCTGCAGCAGGCCGAGCCGGCCAtcatcgccgccaccggcaccggcaccatACCGGCGTCCGCGCTCGCCTCCGTCGCGCCCTCGCTCCCCTCGCCCAACTCGGGGCTCGCCaggccgcaccaccaccacccgcaccACATGTGGGCGCCGCCCACCGCGTCCGCTGGCttctcctcgccggccttctTGAATTCCGCCGGTGcaggcgccggcgacgccgctgGTATCGGCGGCCTCATGCAGCGGATGGGGCTCCCAGCTGGCCTCGAGATGCCGGCCGGGGGCGCCGCGGGGGGGAccctcggcgccggcggtcACATCGGCTTCGCGCCCATGTTCGCCGGGCACGCCATGCCGGGGCTCGAGCTTGGGCTCTCGCAGGATGGCCACATCGGGGTGCTCGCCGCGCACGCGCAGTCGATCAGCCAGTTCTACCACCAGGTCGGAGCTGCCGGGGCCAGCGGCCAGCTGCAGCACCAGCACGAGCACCAGCATCACCATCACCAGCAGCAGGAGGACGGTGAGGACGACCGTGAGGACGGCGAGTCAGATGAAGAGTCTGGGCAGTAG